From one Sorangium aterium genomic stretch:
- a CDS encoding DMT family transporter has product MAQGYLFLIIALVFNATANILMKLASRRVPSMEGLSLVEKALALVTNYHLVLGLVLFASNILFYVLALKRINLSIAYPIMSSGGFLLISVFSVYFLRETLTALQIGGIVLIAAGIALLAYNIA; this is encoded by the coding sequence ATGGCTCAAGGTTACCTCTTCCTGATCATCGCCCTCGTCTTCAACGCGACAGCGAACATCCTGATGAAGCTGGCGTCGCGGCGCGTCCCCTCGATGGAGGGGCTGTCCCTCGTCGAGAAGGCCCTCGCGCTCGTCACGAACTACCACCTCGTGCTGGGGCTCGTGCTCTTCGCGTCGAACATCCTGTTCTACGTCCTGGCGCTCAAGCGCATCAACCTGTCGATCGCCTATCCGATCATGTCGTCGGGCGGCTTCCTGCTCATCTCGGTCTTCTCGGTGTACTTCCTGCGCGAGACGCTGACGGCGCTGCAGATCGGCGGCATCGTCCTGATCGCGGCGGGGATCGCGCTGCTCGCGTACAACATCGCCTAG
- a CDS encoding nuclear transport factor 2 family protein: MSTQQQTSAAHPNVQKLRTLYADLSRIGEFVADDMVLHTAHRELCRDRAAGRVVGRAAAATHERELIRMTGGTLQMDVQHIFANDHFGAAFGLLRAHLGGASLAMPFCGVWRFRGGLITEHWENAYDVASVMAFLGDESGAPPA, encoded by the coding sequence ATGAGCACCCAGCAGCAAACCAGCGCCGCCCATCCGAACGTCCAGAAGCTGCGCACCCTCTACGCCGATCTGTCGCGCATCGGGGAGTTCGTCGCCGACGACATGGTCCTGCACACCGCGCACCGGGAGCTCTGCCGCGACAGGGCCGCCGGCCGCGTCGTCGGCAGGGCGGCCGCCGCCACCCACGAGCGCGAGCTGATCCGCATGACCGGCGGCACCCTGCAGATGGATGTGCAGCACATCTTCGCCAACGATCACTTCGGCGCCGCCTTCGGCTTGCTGCGGGCCCACCTCGGCGGCGCGAGCCTCGCGATGCCGTTCTGCGGGGTCTGGCGCTTCCGCGGGGGCCTGATCACGGAGCACTGGGAGAACGCGTACGACGTGGCCTCCGTGATGGCGTTCCTCGGCGACGAGAGCGGCGCCCCGCCCGCCTGA
- a CDS encoding DUF3574 domain-containing protein, protein MRSRTLPRALLAVLLAAPLATACHGARQDAAHPSPGRAGAACGRGDPMTRTELFFGLDRFELPPVTQAEWQQFVDTAVTPRFKEGLTQFDVDGQYLAKTGKLIREDSRLIMLLHDGGQVASDAIDAIRKEYKVRFNQESVLRIDEPVCVGF, encoded by the coding sequence ATGCGCAGCCGAACGCTCCCGCGTGCCTTGCTCGCCGTGCTCCTCGCGGCGCCCCTCGCGACCGCGTGCCACGGCGCCCGCCAGGACGCCGCGCACCCCTCGCCCGGCCGGGCCGGCGCCGCCTGCGGGCGCGGCGATCCGATGACGCGGACCGAGCTCTTCTTCGGCCTGGATCGGTTCGAGCTGCCCCCCGTGACGCAGGCGGAGTGGCAGCAGTTCGTCGACACGGCGGTCACCCCGCGCTTCAAGGAAGGGCTGACCCAGTTCGATGTCGACGGCCAGTACCTCGCGAAGACGGGGAAGCTGATCCGCGAGGACAGCCGGCTGATCATGCTCCTCCACGACGGCGGCCAGGTCGCCTCGGACGCCATCGACGCGATCCGCAAGGAATACAAGGTTCGCTTCAACCAGGAGTCCGTGCTGCGTATCGACGAGCCCGTCTGCGTCGGCTTCTGA